The Neomonachus schauinslandi chromosome 11, ASM220157v2, whole genome shotgun sequence genome contains a region encoding:
- the SIDT2 gene encoding SID1 transmembrane family member 2 isoform X5 — MDRACPESGHPRVLADSFPGSSPYEGYNYGSFENSSGSTDGLVDSTGTGDLSYGYQDRSLDPVGTRPRLDSMSSVEEDDYDTLTDIDSDKNVIRTKQYLYVADLARKDKRILRKKYQIYFWNIATIAVFYALPVVQLVITYQTVVNVTGNQDICYYNFLCAHPLGNLSAFNNILSNLGYILLGLLFLLIILQREINHNRALLRNDLHALECGIPKHFGLFYAMGTALMMEGLLSACYHVCPNYTNFQFDTSFMYMIAGLCMLKLYQKRHPDINASAYSAYACLAVVIFFSVLGVVFGKGNTAFWIVFSVIHIIATLLLSTQLYYMGRWKLDSGICRRILHVLYTDCIRQCSGPLYVDRMVLLVMGNIINWSLAAYGLIMRPNDFASYLLAIGICNLLLYFAFYIIMKLRSGERIKLIPLLCIVCTSVVWGFALFFFFQGLSTWQKTPAESREHNRDCILLDFFDDHDIWHFLSSIAMFGSFLVLLTLDDDLDTVQRDKIYVF, encoded by the exons ATGGACCGAGCCTGCCCCGAAAGCG GTCACCCTCGGGTGCTCGCCGACTCCTTCCCTGGCAGCTCCCCGTATGAGGGCTACAACTACGGCTCTTTCG AGAACAGCTCCGGGTCCACGGACGGCCTGGTCGACAGCACGGGCACCGGAGACCTCTCCTACGGTTACCAGG aTCGTTCCCTAGACCCTGTGGGCACTCGGCCTCGCCTGGACTCCATGAGCTCTGTGGAGGAGGATGACTACGACACATTGACTGACATCGATTCGGACAAGAATGTCATTCGCACCAAG CAATACCTCTACGTGGCCGACCTGGCACGCAAGGACAAACGCATCCTTCGGAAAAAGTACCAGATCTACTTCTG GAACATCGCCACCATCGCTGTCTTCTATGCACTTCCTGTGGTGCAGCTGGTGATCACGTACCAGACG GTGGTGAATGTCACCGGGAATCAGGACATCTGCTACTACAACTTCCTCTGCGCCCACCCGCTGGGCAACCTCAG CGCCTTCAACAACATCCTGAGCAACCTGGGGTACATCCTGCTGGGGCTCCTCTTCCTGCTCATCATCCTGCAGCGGGAGATCAACCACAACCGGGCCCTGCTGCGCAATGACCTCCACGCCCTG GAATGTGGGATCCCAAAACACTTCGGCCTGTTCTATGCTATGGGCACAGCGCTGATGATGGAGGGGCTGCTCAGTGCCTGCTATCATGTCTGCCCCAACTACACCAACTTCCAGTTTG ACACGTCATTCATGTACATGATTGCCGGGCTCTGCATGCTGAAGCTCTACCAGAAGCGACACCCAGACATCAACGCGAGTGCCTACAGCGCCTATGCCTGCCTGGCCGTCGTCATCTTCttctccgtgctgggcgtg GTGTTCGGCAAAGGGAACACAGCGTTCTGGATCGTCTTCTCGGTCATTCACATCATCGCCACCCTGCTCCTCAGCACCCAGCTCTATTACATGGGCCGCTGGAAGCTGG ACTCGGGGATCTGCCGCCGCATCCTCCACGTGCTCTACACAGACTGCATCCGGCAGTGCAGCGGGCCCCTCTATGTG GACCGCATGGTGCTGCTGGTTATGGGCAACATTATCAACTGGTCACT AGCTGCCTATGGGCTCATCATGCGCCCCAATGATTTCGCCTCCTACTTGTTGGCCATTGGCATCTGCAACCTGCTTCTGTACTTCGCCTTCTACATTATTATGAAG CTACGCAGTGGGGAACGGATCAAGCTCATCCCCCTGCTCTGCATTGTCTGCACCTCCGTGGTGTGGGGCTTtgcactcttcttcttcttccagggACTCAGCACCTGGCAG AAAACGCCTGCGGAGTCACGGGAGCACAACCGCGACTGCATCCTCCTGGACTTCTTTGACGACCACGACATCTGGCACTTCCTGTCCTCCATTGCCATGTTTGGGTCATTCCTG gtgTTGCTGACGCTGGACGACGACCTGGACACCGTGCAGCGGGACAAGATCTACGTCTTCTAG